A stretch of the Naumannella halotolerans genome encodes the following:
- a CDS encoding CarD family transcriptional regulator: MTFNVGETVVYPNHGAAVIEDIETRQIKGEDRLYLVLRIVGQSDLVVRVPACNLDLVGVRDVVDAEGLERVFTVLRAPQVEEPTNWSRRYKANMEKLHSGNVMKVAEVVRDLWRREKDRGLSAGEKQMLAKARRILVSELALAEKVEEDRAETMLDEVLAS; this comes from the coding sequence ATGACTTTTAATGTCGGTGAGACGGTGGTCTATCCCAATCATGGGGCGGCCGTCATCGAAGATATCGAGACCCGCCAGATCAAGGGAGAAGACAGGCTGTACCTGGTCCTTCGCATCGTCGGCCAGTCCGACCTCGTGGTTCGGGTCCCGGCCTGCAACCTCGACCTCGTCGGAGTGCGTGACGTGGTCGACGCGGAGGGTCTGGAGCGCGTGTTCACCGTGCTGCGGGCCCCGCAGGTCGAGGAGCCGACCAACTGGTCGCGCCGGTACAAGGCCAACATGGAGAAGCTGCACTCGGGCAATGTGATGAAGGTGGCCGAGGTCGTCCGCGACCTGTGGCGCCGGGAGAAGGACCGCGGACTCTCCGCCGGCGAGAAGCAGATGCTCGCCAAGGCTCGCCGGATCCTCGTCTCCGAGCTCGCACTGGCCGAGAAGGTCGAGGAGGATCGCGCCGAGACCATGCTCGACGAGGTCCTGGCTTCCTGA
- the ispD gene encoding 2-C-methyl-D-erythritol 4-phosphate cytidylyltransferase: protein MNTTIPAPAVALVVAAGSGVRLGAGMPKALVRLSGRSLVARSLDSLAAGGVAEAVVVAPAGHLVEFEKAVTDSPIPVRVVPGGGERQDSVQLGLSALDSVDGPVLVHDAARPLVPARVVSAVIEAVRGGAVAVVPVVAVTDSIRRLTDEGSEMVDRSTLRAVQTPQGFDPGVLTRAHELVRERGLLVTDDAAACEAAGHPVTLVAGAAESMKITTPADLRFAEALLGD from the coding sequence TTGAACACAACAATCCCGGCACCGGCCGTCGCCCTCGTGGTGGCGGCCGGTTCTGGTGTCCGGCTGGGCGCCGGGATGCCGAAGGCACTGGTCCGGCTCTCCGGCAGATCACTGGTCGCCCGGTCGCTGGACTCGCTGGCTGCCGGGGGAGTGGCCGAGGCGGTGGTGGTGGCGCCGGCCGGCCACCTGGTCGAGTTCGAGAAGGCGGTCACCGATTCACCCATCCCGGTACGGGTGGTGCCCGGCGGCGGAGAACGGCAGGACTCGGTGCAACTCGGATTGTCGGCCCTGGACAGCGTGGACGGGCCGGTGCTGGTCCACGACGCCGCCCGCCCGCTGGTACCGGCAAGGGTGGTCTCGGCGGTGATCGAGGCGGTACGTGGCGGCGCGGTCGCCGTCGTACCGGTGGTCGCGGTCACCGACTCCATCCGCCGACTCACCGACGAGGGCAGCGAGATGGTGGACCGCTCGACACTGCGGGCCGTGCAGACCCCGCAGGGATTCGATCCCGGCGTCCTCACCAGAGCCCATGAGCTGGTCCGCGAGCGCGGTCTGCTGGTCACCGACGATGCGGCCGCCTGCGAGGCCGCCGGTCATCCGGTGACCCTGGTCGCCGGTGCCGCCGAGTCGATGAAGATCACCACCCCGGCCGATCTGCGGTTCGCCGAGGCGTTGCTGGGTGACTGA